Proteins found in one Abyssibius alkaniclasticus genomic segment:
- a CDS encoding NAD(P)-dependent alcohol dehydrogenase, translating to MKAAVYHKYGPPESVRVEEVPTPTAKAGDVLIRIRATTISTADWRARALILPKGYGPMGRLAFGVFAPRCKVLGLSFAGDIVALGKGVTRFKVGDAVFGFSGMFKFGCHAEFIALRASGHILPKPESLSYAVAASLSFGGTTALYFLRDKANVQPGERVVVVGASGTVGSACVQIAKHFGANVTGVCSARNAAHVLALGADEVIDYQTEDLTKRRQTWDILVDCVGSTSFATHKHLLAAGGRHCLVLSSLGEALRAIFSRQPDGRRAISGTGGESNAALQLLADLAVSGAVVPPIDSEYPLHDIVAAHRRVDSGRKCGAVVVLP from the coding sequence ATGAAAGCCGCAGTTTACCACAAGTACGGCCCGCCCGAATCCGTTAGGGTCGAGGAGGTTCCGACCCCGACCGCCAAAGCCGGCGACGTGCTGATCCGTATTCGCGCCACCACCATTTCCACCGCCGACTGGCGGGCGCGCGCCCTGATTCTGCCCAAGGGTTACGGGCCAATGGGGCGCCTGGCCTTTGGTGTGTTCGCCCCGCGCTGCAAGGTGCTTGGCCTGAGCTTTGCGGGTGATATCGTGGCGCTTGGCAAGGGCGTGACGCGGTTCAAGGTCGGCGATGCCGTATTCGGGTTTTCCGGCATGTTCAAATTCGGCTGCCATGCCGAGTTCATCGCGCTCAGGGCAAGCGGGCATATTCTGCCCAAGCCGGAATCGCTCAGCTACGCGGTTGCGGCCAGCCTGTCATTCGGCGGCACGACGGCGCTGTATTTTCTGCGCGACAAGGCCAATGTTCAACCCGGCGAGCGGGTGGTCGTGGTCGGTGCATCAGGCACGGTGGGCAGTGCCTGTGTGCAAATCGCCAAACATTTCGGCGCAAATGTAACCGGCGTATGCAGCGCCCGGAATGCCGCGCATGTTCTGGCGCTTGGCGCGGATGAGGTGATTGACTATCAGACCGAAGACCTGACCAAGCGCCGCCAGACATGGGATATTCTGGTTGATTGCGTCGGCAGCACCAGCTTTGCCACGCATAAGCACCTGTTGGCGGCGGGTGGGCGGCACTGCCTTGTGCTGTCGAGCCTCGGGGAGGCGCTGCGCGCCATCTTCAGCCGCCAGCCAGACGGGCGACGCGCGATTTCCGGCACCGGGGGCGAAAGCAACGCGGCTTTGCAACTGCTCGCCGATCTGGCGGTCAGCGGCGCGGTTGTCCCGCCGATTGACAGCGAATACCCGCTTCATGACATTGTGGCCGCGCATCGCCGCGTGGATAGCGGGCGCAAATGCGGGGCCGTGGTGGTGCTGCCCTAG
- a CDS encoding NAD(P)/FAD-dependent oxidoreductase produces the protein MGQTSDVIVVGAGVFGLTAALAFARAGQNVLLLERAASPGAGASGGLVGALSPYMPENWNIRKAAQFRALRAAPAYWAGVEALGGRSSGYGQTGRIVPLTTARAAELAPQRAGFAAELWEGAGLWLVRSAMPDWLNPAAAPYGIVQDTLSARIDPALACAAVLAAFRASGGRFAANTHVQAVQSGRVETASGILTAPLIILATGVANWPGMAPMRGVKGQAALLAGGLPPSTPSLYADGIYIIAHASGRVAIGATSEEDFDDAHSTDGQLDTVLQRAFALVPALHAQPIVARWAGVRPRAPRPEPMLGWVQPGVLAATGGFRTGFALAPLIADALVAMARGDRPDIPPHYHMEDHMRPR, from the coding sequence GCCTGACCGCGGCACTTGCTTTCGCGCGGGCCGGCCAGAACGTGCTGCTGCTGGAACGTGCGGCAAGCCCCGGTGCCGGGGCCAGTGGCGGGCTTGTTGGTGCATTGTCGCCCTATATGCCGGAAAACTGGAATATCCGCAAAGCGGCACAGTTTCGCGCACTGCGTGCCGCGCCCGCCTATTGGGCCGGGGTAGAGGCGCTGGGCGGGCGGTCCAGTGGCTATGGGCAAACCGGGCGCATTGTGCCGCTGACCACGGCGCGTGCCGCCGAACTTGCACCCCAGCGCGCCGGTTTCGCGGCTGAATTATGGGAAGGCGCGGGTCTCTGGCTGGTGCGCAGCGCGATGCCAGATTGGCTGAACCCCGCCGCCGCCCCTTACGGCATCGTGCAGGATACGCTGAGCGCGCGAATCGATCCGGCGCTGGCCTGTGCGGCAGTGCTGGCGGCATTTCGTGCATCGGGCGGCAGATTTGCGGCCAACACGCATGTGCAGGCGGTGCAAAGCGGGCGGGTTGAAACCGCAAGCGGCATTCTGACGGCGCCGCTGATCATTCTGGCAACGGGAGTGGCCAACTGGCCCGGCATGGCCCCGATGCGCGGTGTGAAAGGGCAAGCGGCGCTGCTGGCGGGCGGGTTGCCCCCCAGCACGCCCAGCCTATATGCCGATGGCATCTACATCATCGCCCATGCTTCGGGGCGTGTGGCGATCGGCGCCACCAGCGAAGAGGATTTTGACGATGCGCACAGCACCGATGGCCAGCTCGATACGGTGCTGCAGCGCGCCTTTGCGCTGGTGCCGGCGTTGCACGCCCAACCCATAGTGGCGCGTTGGGCCGGGGTGCGGCCGCGCGCGCCCAGGCCCGAACCCATGCTCGGCTGGGTGCAGCCGGGCGTTCTGGCCGCCACCGGGGGGTTTCGCACGGGTTTTGCACTGGCGCCGCTTATTGCCGATGCCCTTGTGGCAATGGCACGGGGCGACAGGCCCGACATCCCGCCGCATTACCATATGGAAGACCATATGCGCCCGCGCTAG
- a CDS encoding DUF2306 domain-containing protein translates to MAGHFKKDWGVPLVLLGLGTPTMIFGIVKALALYTAATTGVLPEIVDAPHHFTRPIPIALHVLAGIVFVLTGPVQFAHRIRIRWPRAHRISGRLYVASGLGVVGAGLWMNQVYPAYGGALKYWGVLGFGLLFLVSIGMALRAIYRRDIQRHRIWMSRAIALGLGPGTQFFLAIALFATIGMTDFGIGVIVVLGFAINLAVAERHIRKHLSLKLLGAPLAHQA, encoded by the coding sequence ATGGCCGGACATTTCAAGAAAGACTGGGGCGTGCCGCTCGTGCTGCTGGGTCTTGGCACCCCGACAATGATTTTCGGCATTGTGAAAGCTCTGGCGCTTTACACCGCCGCCACAACCGGGGTGCTTCCCGAAATTGTCGATGCACCGCATCACTTTACCCGCCCCATCCCCATTGCGCTGCATGTGCTTGCGGGCATTGTATTTGTGCTGACCGGGCCAGTTCAGTTTGCCCATCGCATTCGCATCCGCTGGCCACGCGCGCACCGGATTTCGGGCAGGCTTTATGTGGCATCGGGGCTGGGGGTAGTCGGGGCCGGGCTTTGGATGAACCAGGTCTACCCCGCCTATGGCGGCGCGTTGAAATACTGGGGCGTTCTTGGCTTTGGCCTGCTGTTTCTTGTCAGCATCGGCATGGCCCTGCGCGCCATTTACCGCCGCGATATCCAGCGCCACCGCATCTGGATGAGTCGCGCCATCGCGCTTGGTCTGGGGCCGGGCACGCAGTTCTTTCTGGCCATCGCGCTCTTTGCCACGATCGGGATGACAGATTTTGGCATTGGCGTCATCGTTGTGCTTGGTTTTGCCATCAACCTTGCTGTTGCCGAGCGCCATATACGTAAACATCTCAGCCTGAAACTGTTGGGCGCTCCGCTTGCACACCAGGCATGA